The proteins below come from a single Garra rufa chromosome 3, GarRuf1.0, whole genome shotgun sequence genomic window:
- the LOC141331295 gene encoding uncharacterized protein, which yields MGDSYYNEGVQTSVCHKAPSFQRSYLFSHGRELRSHSERRNLRSSREGGGASGATALKQSGVLLPLFPSPEEGRFSPPYSGSQSVEQTSQEIQFQNVEPLLSFKIRKSHCVFYSDRSERCLFPHKHLSSTQKIPSFRLPRRLLRVHSSSFRALTQPEDVLSVCGGRTRSAESSGTQNPDVHRRLADFSRFERGSDTKHCPCARSHHSARLQSEREQEQSHSFAECDFSGAGAELYNNARTALATAHSLSSEMPLAFQRRGEGTVSHMSQTTGSYGFGCPCPAFRPAENEGVHEVGFISSSQPITRSLPLCLGDARLHCSAAPLEECGVLRSWNSPRGNHDAQSCDDRCLLNRVGCHTGGQNSERCVAKHTSLSPHKLFGAPHGLESSESLSAPPARASRAGALRQHHSRGLYQPSRGDALFKAPCSSSQAVSMEQATLPVVTGDSRPRRSEQRSRPSIEGEPTLWGLAPPPSDSGATVEEIRSGDRRSLRLARKRPVPYVLLATGRGRPPRRGRTGPSMAQSASLRISSAIVNSAHSGQGERTEPDAHSDSTQMAQISMAGTDNSSSVCTAVATPATHGPPVSSERGDLPSPPRQGGSMGLARERANLNTLGLPPRVVATIQNARASSTRSLYNCKWRVFEQWCDERQLIAYQCSFTAILSFLQDLIDGGRSFSTIKVYLAAIAACHVGFDGTTVGQHPLIRRFMKGARRSLPVTKKVIPEWDLSMVLGVLSQYPFEPLGDISLKLLSLKTALLLALASAKRVSDLHALSVHSSCTKFSINGDKVFLRPNPAFMPKCFPAFACEVIQLSAFHPPPFSSSEDKRLNALCPVRSLRVYIDRTSAFRRSDQLFISWAPPNTGNPISKQRLSHWLVEAISLAYESKGVRPPEGLRAHSTRGVAASWALFNGVSLQDICATASWASPHTFVRYYRLDVTQTPVAHSVLGVGSSLGCALGPLTP from the coding sequence ATGGGTGATTCGTACTATAATGAAGGGGTACAGACTTCAGTTTGCCACAAAGCCCCCTCTTTTCAACGGAGTTATCTCTTCTCACACGGAAGAGAGCTCCGCTCACATTCTGAAAGACGAAATCTCCGCTCTTCTCGAGAAGGGGGCGGTGCAAGTGGTGCCACCGCACTCAAGCAGTCAGGGGTTTTACTCCCGTTATTTCCTAGTCCCGAAGAAGGACGGTTCTCTCCGCCCTATTCTGGATCTCAGAGTGTTGAACAAACATCTCAGGAAATACAATTTCAGAATGTTGAGCCACTCCTCTCTTTTAAGATCCGTAAATCACACTGCGTTTTTTACAGTGATCGATCTGAAAGATGCCTTTTTCCACATAAGCATCTATCCTCCACACAGAAAATTCCTTCGTTTCGCCTACCAAGGCGTTTGTTACGAGTTCACAGTTCTTCCTTTCGGGCTCTCACTCAGCCCGAGGACGTTCTGTCTGTGTGTGGAGGCAGGACTCGCTCCGCTGAGAGCAGCGGGACTCAGAATCCTGACGTACatagacgattggctgattttagccgaTTCGAGAGAGGAAGCGATACAAAGCACTGCCCGTGTGCTCGCTCACATCACAGCGCTCGGCTTCAGAGTGAACGTGAGCAAGAGCAATCTCACTCCTTCGCAGAATGTGATTTTTCTGGGGCTGGAGCTGAACTCTATAACAATGCGCGCACGGCTCTCGCAACAGCGCACTCTCTCTCTTCTGAAATGCCTCTCGCTTTTCAGAGAAGGGGCGAGGGTACAGTATCGCACATGTCTCAGACTACAGGGTCTTATGGCTTCGGCTGTCCATGTCCTGCCTTTAGGCCTGCTGAGAATGAGGGCGTTCATGAAGTGGGTTTTATCTCTTCATCTCAGCCCATTACGCGATCTCTGCCGCTCTGTCTCGGTGACGCGCGCTTGCACTGCAGCGCTGCGCCACTGGAGGAATGTGGAGTTTTACGCTCATGGAACTCCCCTCGGGGCAATCATGATGCGCAAAGTTGTGACGACAGATGCCTCCTTAACAGGGTGGGGTGCCACACAGGAGGGCAGAACAGTGAACGGTGTGTGGCCAAACACACTTCACTCAGCCCACATAAATTATTTGGAGCTCCTCACGGTTTGGAAAGCTCTGAATCACTTTCTGCCCCGCCTGCAAGGGCATCACGTGCTGGTGCGTTGCGACAACACCACAGccgtggcttatatcaaccgtcAAGGGGGGATGCGCTCTTCAAAGCTCCATGCTCTAGCTCACAGGCTGTTAGTATGGAGCAGGCGACACTTCCTGTCGTTACGGGCGACTCACGTCCCAGGCGTTCTGAACAGAGGAGCAGACCTTCTATCGAGGGGGAACCCACTCTATGGGGATTGGCGCCTCCACCCTCAGATAGTGGGGCTACTGTGGAGGAGATTCGGTCAGGCGACCGTCGATCTCTTCGCCTCGCACGAAAACGCCCAGTGCCCTATGTTCTTCTCGCTACGGGACGAGGACGCCCCCCTCGGCGTGGACGCACTGGCCCATCCATGGCCCAAAGTGCTTCTCTACGCATTTCCTCCGCTATCGTTAATAGCGCCCACTCTGGCCAGGGTGAAAGAACGGAGCCTGACGCTCATTCTGATAGCACCCAGATGGCCCAAATCTCCATGGCTGGCACAGATAATTCCTCTTCTGTATGCACAGCCGTGGCCACTCCCGCTACGCACGGACCTCCTGTCTCAAGCGAACGGGGAGATCTACCATCCCCACCCAGACAGGGTGGCTCTATGGGCCTGGCCCGTGAGAGGGCGAACTTAAACACGTTGGGGCTCCCCCCACGTGTTGTCGCTACCATTCAGAATGCCAGAGCCTCCTCCACACGCTCTCTTTACAACTGCAAGTGGCGTGTTTTTGAGCAGTGGTGCGATGAGCGCCAGCTGATAGCGTATCAGTGCTCATTCACTGCTATTTTGAGCTTTTTGCAAGACCTTATCGATGGTGGAAGATCTTTTTCCACTATTAAGGTTTACTTGGCGGCTATCGCCGCATGTCATGTTGGGTTCGATGGCACGACAGTGGGGCAACACCCCCTCATTCGTAGATTTATGAAAGGCGCCCGCCGCTCCCTTCCAGTCACTAAAAAAGTGATTCCAGAATGGGACCTCTCCATGGTGCTGGGGGTCTTGTCTCAATACCCTTTTGAACCGCTGGGAGACATTTCTCTTAAGCttctgtctcttaagacagcTCTGCTCCTGGCACTGGCATCAGCCAAACGTGTCAGTGACTTGCATGCACTCTCAGTCCATTCCTCATGCACTAAATTCTCCATCAATGGAGATAAGGTCTTTCTAAGGCCTAACCCAGCCTTTATGCCAAAATGCTTCCCAGCATTTGCGTGTGAGGTGATTCAGCTTTCCGCTTTTCATCCTCCTCCTTTCTCCTCTTCAGAGGATAAGAGGCTGAACGCTTTATGTCCTGTTCGCTCTTTACGGGTTTACATTGACAGGACCAGCGCTTTCAGAAGGAGCGACCAGCTCTTCATTTCTTGGGCCCCCCCTAACACAGGGAATCCCATTTCTAAGCAACGCCTCTCTCATTGGCTTGTGGAAGCCATCTCCTTGGCATATGAATCTAAGGGAGTGCGTCCTCCAGAGGGCCTCAGAGCTCACTCCACTAGAGGCGTGGCAGCCTCCTGGGCTCTGTTTAACGGGGTTTCCTTGCAGGACATTTGTGCCACTGCAAGCTGGGCCTCACCACATACATTTGTCAGATACTACCGGCTGGATGTCACCCAGACCCCGGTAGCTCATTCTGTTTTAGGTGTGGGTTCTTCGTTGGGTTGCGCCCTCGGACCCTTAACACCTTAG
- the pygmb gene encoding phosphorylase, glycogen, muscle b, with protein sequence MSKPLTDQEKRKQISVRGLAGVENVADLKTNFNRHLHFTLVKDRNVATKRDYYFALAHTVRDHLVGRWIRTQQHYYEKDPKRVYYLSLEFYMGRTLQNTMVNLALENACDEAIYQLGLDMEELQDIEEDAGLGNGGLGRLAACFLDSMATLGLAAYGYGIRYEFGIFNQKIANGWQVEEADDWLRYGNPWEKARPEYMRPVHFYGRVEHHPEGVKWVDTQVILALPYDTPVPGYRNNIVNTMRLWSAKAPCEFHLKDFNVGGYIQAVLDKNLAENISRVLYPNDNFFEGKELRLKQEYFVVAATLQDIIRRFKASKFGSTEVVRMDLTTLPDKVAIQLNDTHPAMAIPELMRILVDDEKLTWDVAWDITVRTCAYTNHTVLPEALERWPVDLFQNLLPRHLEIIYEINRRHMERISALYPGDFDRLRRMSLIEEGGQKKINMAHLCIVGSHAVNGVAQIHSDIIKDTVFKDFYDVDPDKFQNKTNGITPRRWLVMCNPGLAEVIAERIGEDYIRDLSQLKNLLKFVDDDAFIRDVAKVKQENKMKFAVQLEEQYKVKINPNSMFDVQVKRIHEYKRQLMNCLHIITLYNRIKKDPNKAWTPRTIMIGGKAAPGYHTAKTIIKLVTAIGEVVNNDSVVGDRLKVIFLENYRVTLAEKVIPAADLSEQISTAGTEASGTGNMKFMLNGALTIGTMDGANVEMAEEAGEENLFIFGMRVKDVEALDKKGYDAMEYYNRIPELKQVIDQISSGFFSPGEPDQFKDIVKMLMHHDRFKVFADYEDYIKCQDKVSALYKNTKEWTKMVIHNIAGCGKFSSDRTIAQYAREIWGMEPSLEKIAAPDDPR encoded by the exons CGTGTGTACTATCTCTCTCTGGAATTCTACATGGGACGGACCCTTCAAAACACCATGGTAAACTTAGCTTTGGAGAATGCCTGCGACGAGGCCATCTATCAG CTGGGTCTGGATATGGAGGAGCTGCAGGACATTGAGGAGGATGCTGGCCTGGGCAATGGAGGCCTTGGTCGACTAGCAG CTTGCTTCTTGGACTCTATGGCAACCTTGGGCCTGGCAGCGTATGGATATGGAATCCGCTATGAGTTTGGAATCTTTAATCAGAAAATTGCAAATGGCTGGCAG GTGGAGGAAGCAGATGATTGGCTGCGTTATGGCAATCCATGGGAAAAAGCCCGGCCTGAATACATGCGCCCTGTGCATTTCTATGGTCGAGTGGAGCACCACCCTGAAGGAGTGAAATGGGTGGACACACAG GTCATCCTTGCCCTCCCCTATGACACACCTGTCCCAGGATACAGAAACAACATTGTTAACACAATGAGGTTGTGGTCTGCCAAAGCTCCATGTGAATTCCACCTCAAAGACT TTAATGTTGGTGGTTACATCCAGGCCGTTCTGGACAAGAATCTCGCTGAGAACATCTCCCGTGTGCTTTATCCTAATGACAAT TTCTTTGAGGGGAAGGAGTTGCGTCTGAAGCAGGAGTATTTTGTGGTGGCTGCGACTCTCCAGGACATCATCCGCAGGTTCAAAGCTTCCAAGTTTGGCTCAACCGAGGTAGTTCGCATGGATCTGACCACACTGCCAGATAAG GTTGCTATACAGCTGAATGACACTCATCCTGCAATGGCCATCCCTGAACTGATGAGAATACTGGTGGATGATGAGAAACTGACCTGGGACGTG GCTTGGGACATCACTGTGCGTACTTGCGCATATACTAACCACACTGTCTTACCAGAAGCTCTGGAGCGCTGGCCTGTCGACCTGTTCCAAAACCTTCTGCCCCGTCATCTAGAGATCATCTATGAGATTAACCGTCGTCACATGGAG CGGATCTCTGCGCTCTACCCTGGTGATTTTGATCGTTTGAGACGCATGTCTCTTATTGAGGAGGGTGGACAGAAGAAGATTAACATGGCTCATCTCTGCATAGTTGGCTCTCACGCAGTCAATGGCGTGGCACAAATCCACTCCGACATTATTAAAGACACTGT TTTTAAGGACTTCTATGATGTGGACCCAGATAAGTTTCAGAACAAGACCAATGGTATCACGCCCCGTCGCTGGCTTGTAATGTGTAACCCTGGACTGGCTGAGGTTATCGCTGAG AGAATTGGAGAGGACTACATCCGCGACCTGAGCCAGCTGAAGAACCTCTTGAAGTTTGTAGATGATGATGCTTTCATTCGAGACGTTGCCAAAGTCAAACAG GAGAATAAGATGAAATTTGCTGTGCAACTAGAAGAGCAATATAAGGTGAAGATCAACCCAAACTCCATGTTTGATGTCCAAGTTAAGAGGATCCATGAATACAAAAGACAGCTGATGAATTGTCTGCACATCATCACCCTCTACAACA GGATCAAGAAGGACCCCAACAAGGCCTGGACTCCTAGGACCATTATGATTGGAGGAAAG GCCGCTCCTGGGTATCACACTGCTAAGACGATCATCAAGCTGGTCACTGCAATTGGAGAAGTGGTAAATAACGATAGCGTGGTGGGAGATCGTCTGAAAGTCATCTTCCTTGAGAACTACAGGGTCACACTGGCTGAGAAAG TCATCCCTGCGGCTGACCTGTCCGAGCAGATCTCCACTGCAGGAACAGAAGCTTCTGGAACAGGCAACATGAAGTTCATGCTGAATGGAGCTCTGACCATCGGTACCATGGATGGGGCTAATGTGGAGATGGCTGAAGAGGCGGGAGAAGAGAATCTCTTCATCTTCGGCATGAGAGTGAAGGATGTGGAAGCCTTAGATAAGAAAGG ATATGATGCCATGGAGTATTATAACCGCATTCCAGAACTGAAGCAAGTCATTGATCAGATCTCTAGTGGATTCTTCAGCCCTGGAGAGCCTGATCAGTTTAAAGACATTGTTAAGATGCTGATGCATCATGACAG GTTCAAGGTGTTTGCTGACTATGAAGACTACATTAAGTGTCAGGATAAAGTCAGCGCCCTGTACAAG AATACTAAAGAATGGACCAAGATGGTCATCCACAACATTGCTGGTTGTGGCAAATTCTCCAGCGACCGCACCATCGCCCAGTACGCCCGTGAGATCTGGGGCATGGAGCCAAGTCTGGAGAAGATCGCTGCCCCAGACGACCCCCGCTAA